GACGGGAACCTCTCCTTCCGCCTCCGCCTGAAGAGCTTCCTCGACGGCCAGGGCCATGAAGGCCTCGTCGCCGGGCCATGCAACCCCTTCCACCGGATCTTCTCCATCCATGAAAGAGCCCCGTTCCTCAACGCCCGGGAAGGGCGGTCCCCAGGGCCCGGTTCAGCTCCGCCAGGCGGTCCCGCAGGTCCGCCTGATCTCCCCAGTTCGCGGCTTCCAGGGCCGGCCTGGATTCCCGGAGACGCGCCACGGTCGATTCCAGATCGGCCATCAGCGTCTCCCAGTCCACCTTCGGCACGGCCGCCTCCGGCGATACCCGGGCCTCGACCGCCTCGCCCGGAACGAGGGTCACCTCCTCCAGGTAATCGGGAATGTGCGCCCGGATGCCGAACCGCTCGCGGATCTTTTCCGCCAGAACCTGCTGGGCCCCGTATTCTCCGTGGACAAGAAAGATCTCCATGCCTCCGGCCTCGAAGTGGGAAAGCCAGTCGAGGAGCTGGGACTGGCCGGCATGGGCGGAAAAACCGTTGATCGTGAACACCTTCGCCCGGACGGCCACGTCTTCCCCGAGCAGGCGGACCTTTTCCGCCCCGTCGACAATGCGGCGCCCGATCGTTCCCTGGGCCTGAAAGCCCACGAAGACGACGCTCGCCCCTTCCCGCCACAGATTGTGCCGGAGATGGTGCTTGATCCTCCCGGCGTCGGCCATGCCGCTGGCCGAGATGACGATGGCCGGGCCGTCCTGTGTGTTGATGTCCATGGAGGCCTCCGTGGTCTCCGTCAGGTGGAGATTCGGCACGGCCAGGGGATTTTCTCCCTGCTTCAACATCTTCTGCGACTCCTCGTCGAAATAGGAGGCGTTCCGGTTGAAGATCTCCGTCGCCCGGATCGCCAGCGGGCTGTCCACGTAAACAGGGATGCCCTTCGGAAGGCGCCCACTCTTCGCCAGCAGGTGGATGCAATACAGGATCTCCTGGGTCCGCTCCACGGCAAAGGCCGGAATGATCACCTTTTCGCCGCGCCCGTGACTGTAGGCGACGGCCTCCGCCAGTTCGTCAAGGCTTTCCTTCTCGTTCTTGTGGTCCCGGTTTCCGTAGGTTGACTCGAGAAACAGGAAGTCCGCACGGCTGATCACGGATGGATCGTGCATCATCAGCTGGGATGGCCTTCCGATGTCACCGGAAAACACGAGCTTCGACGGTTTCCCCGCTTCGGTGATCTCCATCTCGAGCATGGCCGCGCCCAGGATATGCCCTGCGTCCCGAAAGGTGACCCGGAGCCCCGGGAAGGGCTCGAAGGGCTGGTCGTAGGGAACGGCCCGGAAACGGGGAAATGTGTTCTCCGCATCCTGCCGGGTATACAGCGGCGACACCCGCTTCTCTCCGTGGCGGAGGCGCTTCTTGTTCTGCCACAGGGCCTCCATCTCCTGGATATGGGCGCTGTCGAGGAGCATGACTTCGAGGAGTTCCTCCGTCGGCGGGGTCATGTAGATCGGCCCCCGAAATCCAGCCTGGACCAGCCGGGGCAGGAGTCCTGAGTGGTCCATATGGGCATGGGTGATCAGGAAGAATTCGATCTTTCGTGGATCGTATCCGTTCACCTGCCAGTTGCGCGACTCGATGTCACGGTTTCCCTGGTGAAAACCGCAGTCCACGGCGAAACAGTGTCCCATGGCCTCGACGAGGAAGCAGGAGCCCGTCACCGTGCGGGCGGCTCCGAGAAACTTGATTTTCATCCGTTCATATCCTCCCTTGCCATCATTCGATTTCACACTGCGGGGAATAGAAAATCCGGATCGCAACCGCCGGTTGCGCGGCGTCCTACCCGGCGACGGCCGGCCACAGGGCCAGAACAACGACCGGAACGATCTCCGCCATTTCGCAGGAGGCCCCCAGCGTGTCTCCCGTGAAGCCTCCGATCCGGCGGCGGCAGATCGCCATCCATCCGGTCAGGACTGCGAGGATCGCCGCAGCGGCGGCCAGGCCGGCCCACCCGGCCGTTCCGGCCCCGCACGCAACCAGGAAAACGAGCGCCCAGGACGCGTGAACCGGCGAACCCTTCGCGAGAAAGGCCGTGGCCAGTCCCCCTTCCGGACGGGCATAGGGCAGCCAGGCCATGGACCAGACCAGGGCCGAGCGGCCGGCGACGGGCATCAGCAGGATTGCCTGGCTCCTCAGGGATACGGGAACGGCATCCAGAAAGGCCACCTTCAGCAGGATCGCCGCCACGACCGCCACGACGCCCATGGTGCCGATCCGGCTGTCCCGCATGATCTCCAGGACTTTCTCACGCGGCCGGGCGCTTCCGAAGCCGTCCGCCGTGTCCGCCAAGCCGTCCATGTGGAGGCCTCCGGAAACGGCGATCAGGAGAAGGACGGTACAGACCGCCGCCGGCAGAGAAGGCAGGAAGGCCATGGCCACCCTGTCCGCCGCCATGGCCGCGATCCCTATGAAGAGGCCGACCGGGGGAAAGAAAAGAATGCTGCCTGCCAATTCCCCGGGTCTGTCGGGGCGGCGTCCGAGTGGCAGGATCGTCAGGAAGCGGAAGGCCGCCAGCAGGGGCTTCATGCCGGGGACCGGGAAACGGCCGCTTCCTCGAAGGTGGCCATTTCGGTGAGGATGCGGACGGCCGCTTCCACCAGATTCATGGCCAGGGCCGCCCCGGTTCCCTCTCCGAGCCTCAGGTCCAGGTCCAGGAGAGGACGCTTCCCGAGGGCCTGCAGGGCGATGCGGTGTCCCTGTTCCATGCTCCGGTGGGAGGCGATCATGTACTGCGTGGATATGGGTGCCAGCCGGGCTGCAACCAGGGCTCCCGCCGTGGAGATGAATCCGTCCACCAGGACCGGCTTCCTCCGCGATGCCGCGCCGAGGATCAGCCCGGCGATGCCTCCGATCTCGAAGCCGCCCACGGCCGCCAGGACCCCGACCGGGTCGGAGGGATCGGGCCGGTTCACATCGAGGGCCTGCCGGACGACTGCCACCTTCCGGGCAAGCTGTCCGTCGTCGATCCCCGTCCCCCGGCCGGTCGCCTCGGCGGCGTCGGCGCCGCTGAAGACGGAAACCAGGGCGCTGCTCGGCGTTGTATTGCCG
Above is a window of Syntrophaceae bacterium DNA encoding:
- a CDS encoding MBL fold metallo-hydrolase — protein: MKIKFLGAARTVTGSCFLVEAMGHCFAVDCGFHQGNRDIESRNWQVNGYDPRKIEFFLITHAHMDHSGLLPRLVQAGFRGPIYMTPPTEELLEVMLLDSAHIQEMEALWQNKKRLRHGEKRVSPLYTRQDAENTFPRFRAVPYDQPFEPFPGLRVTFRDAGHILGAAMLEMEITEAGKPSKLVFSGDIGRPSQLMMHDPSVISRADFLFLESTYGNRDHKNEKESLDELAEAVAYSHGRGEKVIIPAFAVERTQEILYCIHLLAKSGRLPKGIPVYVDSPLAIRATEIFNRNASYFDEESQKMLKQGENPLAVPNLHLTETTEASMDINTQDGPAIVISASGMADAGRIKHHLRHNLWREGASVVFVGFQAQGTIGRRIVDGAEKVRLLGEDVAVRAKVFTINGFSAHAGQSQLLDWLSHFEAGGMEIFLVHGEYGAQQVLAEKIRERFGIRAHIPDYLEEVTLVPGEAVEARVSPEAAVPKVDWETLMADLESTVARLRESRPALEAANWGDQADLRDRLAELNRALGTALPGR
- the cobS gene encoding adenosylcobinamide-GDP ribazoletransferase, with amino-acid sequence MKPLLAAFRFLTILPLGRRPDRPGELAGSILFFPPVGLFIGIAAMAADRVAMAFLPSLPAAVCTVLLLIAVSGGLHMDGLADTADGFGSARPREKVLEIMRDSRIGTMGVVAVVAAILLKVAFLDAVPVSLRSQAILLMPVAGRSALVWSMAWLPYARPEGGLATAFLAKGSPVHASWALVFLVACGAGTAGWAGLAAAAAILAVLTGWMAICRRRIGGFTGDTLGASCEMAEIVPVVVLALWPAVAG